Within Penaeus vannamei isolate JL-2024 unplaced genomic scaffold, ASM4276789v1 unanchor5303, whole genome shotgun sequence, the genomic segment TTTCATTACACATATGTTCCTACATCCCGTGATTATATAAAAGCTGATATACAAGTTCATTTGATATTTCTATACTTAAGACTTACTTAAACATCTGTAATTGCCGaaacaagatacaaaaaaaaatgaaatttgaatTTCGCGCTCTTTTTTGTGACAGTCATCATTTCCAAGGATCTCGAaattaaaacgtatattgggatttttttttttatgaaaaaagacATTGAAAGGTAATTTGCAAATGTTAGTATGGAGAGAATTGTTAGAAGTTTAATTCTTCGAACAGAAATTAAAAACATGTAGTTGTAATATCAAAACACTATTACATGTCAGAACGTGTTAGGTGAATCCACAGGTAGTGTCAAATTTGTCGTTTATTTTGGGTGTTGTATTTTTCAATGACTATGGAGACATTACACGTAGATCATCAATCATATAAGTGTGCTTTAGTAATTAGTGTAAATCTTCGTTCGATCTGAAACCTAGAAATATTTCGTTTTGTTTACAGTTACCATTCTCAAAAGTGTTTGTAAGGATCATTACCTTTTGTATTTCTCGTTAGATGTAACGACTACACTGCACTTCAGTAAATcggtataatcattatgatgatgtcaTGCCAAAGGGGCAGAAAACGGCAGTGTAAGGATATTGTTTAATTAGAAATTGATACTGTCATTGTGCATCCACACAACagtttttattcagttttatttgaGATGGCCAACACAGGCTGCTTCTCTTGGCAGttgtagtttgttttttttatgttaacgCCTTGGATCAGGGAGAATGACCGTCATGTCGTGAAAAAGATTTGGTGGAGGGCTGGGGGATGTGAATATGCCATCTTGAGAAAATTCAACCGAGGCCTGGGCGACAGGAAATGACAGCCAGTGACAATCTGCCACATGTACACAGTCCTCTTGAAGGGTTATTACTCAGTGGGACTCTTGCATCAGTTCTGTCTGTAAACAAATGTGGAATATACCATCTGTGAGCCATGCCTAGAAGAGTATTGTTTCCAGGGAGGATGCAGTTTCCATGCATAGGACCCAATTCCTACCCACTGTGACTGGAATTGGAGGATGTATTACAGAAATTTGAATattatgaaagtaaaaataacacaaatgacaaaatgtttattattatcattgcacagGTTTGTAGATTATCTAGAGAGATGGTATGGAGTCTATGCATGGAAAGCagtttattatcatcttgatatAGCATATGAAAGGACAATTATAgatattggaaaatggcaaaaaataaaaaaaaaaacagcagaaaagAGATAATATTGTGTAGAGGAGGCAGAGTCTTGACACTGGACAAGAGTGTTCGCATGGTGTTCGCATGACATCTCAGAGCTGCCACCAATCTAAGGCTAGAGCCAGAATGATTGTATGATTTgtaggcattattattattataccctcCATAATAGTTGATAGcaaatttatgattataattattttctgttAGCTAAAAATACTATTAAGGCACACTAGACATCTAGTCTATATCATTGGAAAATAATTAGGGCCTATTATGTCAACATGTTACATCTAATTGTCAAAATTATAAACAGTGAAAAGAATATTTACTTTTAAATGTATTTTAGATGGGTTCTAAATATAAATTAGTTGTTTGATGAATATTCAATAGATACTTTTTATTACCTCGTTATTACTTATTTCCAGAGAATTTGAGAATAATCTGAGAGAGATTTCCTCTACTGGTACATCATGGCTCGGGATcggaggagaggaatgggtcTAGGCCTAATGCTTCTGGCCTATAAATTGCACAATATAGGGATGAACACTATACCACCAGTCACTCTTGCTTTGCTAATTGGTCAGGTAAGAGGGTTTTAAGTTTGTGGATATTATGTATAAATTAGGAGACTTTCATATTGATAGTTAAGTCAGTAAAGACAGATGTTTATCCTTTAACTTGACTGTATAATAGTGGATCATGATATATCATTTTTTAACAGCTCTAAGAAAGTTCTATTTGATAAACTAGTTTTTAAGGTACTcttagaataacaataaataattagaagatagaagaagaaaataaatatctttacaAAATATACACAGCTCATACTCAATGACTATGAGTGTAACCAGATTTGTCTCCCTTCTAGTGTCTACTTTTCCTGGGCATCATTGATCCACCTTGGAGTAGATATGATGTCTGCCTGAGTGGTGAACATATCCTCTATTACAAGGACTATTGGAGATTAGTTCTCTCAGCAATTGAACATTCAGATGATATGCATCTGTATCACAACATGATTTCACTGGTTCTTAAAGGCAGAACACTCGAGAGACTGTATGTATTTTCTTTGCCAGTTTTGAATTGTCTACTGAAATGATTAATATCTCTGTTCAAgctatctgtctatgtacatatatatattttttatttctctttccaattcttggtcttttcttttatgatatttttgttcTAGTTGTTCTTCATTCACAACTTTCCATATTTTTACTTGATTTTATTCtgcatttttattctctttcatcttctcaacATTCTCCTTGTCTTCTTGTAAAAATATTATGAAAGATTTTACAATTTGGCAATCATCACAAAAATCATGtttatagacttttttttttttattcaaaatctTATAATTTTTAAGCAATTCTGTATAAATGTCAAAGAATGTGCCCATTCCCTTCTTGATGGTCTCTTATTATCTCAATTTTCTAGATTTGGCTCGGTGAAATTTGCAATACTTACTGTGGTATTTACATTGGCAACCAGTCTAACATATGTTGGACTGGTTTGGGGAGCCACCGAAGTCTTGGAGAACTACTCTTATATGAAGCAGTGTGCTATTGGATTTTCTGGTAAGCAAATGATAAAAAATCTGGAGCAGTATCCAGAGAGACGCACAAAGATTGagtacttaaatatatgtatatgtatataaatgtgtgtgtgtatatatatatatatatatatatatatataaaatatatatatatatatatatatatgtatatatatatatatatgtatatatatatatgtatatatatatatatgtatatgtatatgtatatatatttgtatatgtatatatgtatatatatatatgtatatatattatatatatatatatatatatatatatatatatatataatatatatatatatatatatatataacacacacacacacacacacacacacacacacacacacacacacacacacacacacacacacacacacacacacacacacacatatatatatatatatatatacacatttatatatatatatatatatatatatatatatatatatatatatatatacacatacacatatatatacacatatatatatatatacacatttatatatatatatatatatatatatatatatatatatatatatatacacatatatacacatacacatatatatatacatatatacacatatatacacatacacatatatatatacacatatatacacatacacatatatatatatatatataacatatttatatatatatacatatatatatatatatatatatatgtatatatacatatatatatatacatatgtatatatatatacatatgtatatatatatacatatatatatatatatatatatatatatatatatatatatatatgtatacatatatatatatacatacatacacatatgtatatatatatatatacatatatacacatatgtatatatatacatatatacacatatgtatatatatatatatatacatatatacacatatatacacacaaaatatatatatatatatatatatatatatatatatatacacacatatgtatatatatgtatatatatatatacacatatgtatatatatgtatatatataacatatgtatatatatgtatatatatatatatatacatatgtatatatatgtatatgtatatatatatattatatatatatatatatatatatacatatatacacatgtatatatatatatatatacacatatatacacatatgtatatatatatacatatatacacatatatacacacatatatatatatatatatatatatatatatatatatatatatatatatatacacatatgtatatatatgtatatatatatacacatatgtatatatatgtatatatatatatacacatatgtatatatatgtatatatatatataacacatatgtatatatatgtatatatatatatatatatacacacatatgtatatatatgtatatatatatatatatatatatatatatatacacacatatgtatatatatgttttatatatatatatatatatatatatatatatatatatatatacacaccccatatgtatatatatgttttatatatatatatatatatatatatatatattatatatatatattttatatatatgtatcttaatatatagatagatagatcaatagatatatagatatacatatatatatgtgtgtgtgtgtggatatacatatctatctatctatctatcaatctatcttatttctatctatctatctatctatctatctatctatctatctatctatctatctatctatctatctatctatctatctatctatatatatatatatgtttatatatatatatatatatatatatatatatatatatatatatatatgtatatatatatgtatgtagatatttagatagatatacaatagatatacatatatatatgtgtgtgtatatagatatattgtcagGATTTTAAGTATAAGAGAATGAACTGCAGATGATTCAGAtgaaataattactattattatttccaggTGTGTTGTTTGCATTGAAAGTTCTGACTACTCACCTTGAAGGAGGATCTTACCGTTACATTCATGGAATGGCAGTGCCAGCAAAATATGCAGTATGGATAGAACTTGTTATTATTCATGTTCTTGTTCCTCGCGCCTCTTTCGTTGGTCACCTTGCAGGTTTGTGTAAAATCTGTTATGTTTCAATGATATATGTATCTTATCTttcaataatatgtatatatgtatatttgtatatatgtatatcatatatattatattatattatatatattatacatatatatgtgtgtgatatatgtattatatatgtatacatttatatatatatatatatatatatatatatttatatttatatatatttatatatatatatatttatatttatatatatgtacatatttatgtgtttgtatatgtatatatttatgtatatatatatatatgtatgtatgtatgtatgtatgtatatatatgtatatgcacatatatatgtacattatatatatatgtacatgtatgtgtatatacatatatatatatatgtatatatatgtatatatatatgtatatgtatatatatatatgtatatatatgtatatgtatatatatatgtatatgtatatatatatgtatatgtatatatatatgtatatgtatatatatgtatatatgtatatatatatatgtgtatgtacatatatatgtacatgtatatatatatatatatatatatgtatatatatgtatatatatatatatatgtacatgtatatatatatatatacatatatatatatatatttatatatttatatatgtatatatatatgtatatatatgtatatgtatatgtatatatatgtatatgtatatgtatatatatatatttatgtatgtatgtatatatatatatatatatatatatatatatatatatgtatatatatatatgtatatatatgtatatttttatatatatatatatatatatatatatatatatatatatatatatatatatatatatatatatatatatatgtgtgtgtgtgtgtgtgtatatatatatgtatatgtatatatgtatatgtatatgtatatgtatatgtatatatatgtatatatatgtgtgtgtgtgtatatatatatatatatatatatatatatatatatatatatatatatacatgtatatgtttatgtatatagatatatatatatatgtgtatatatatagatatagatatagatatatgtatatatatatatatatgtatatacagatatatgtatatatatatagatatatgtatatatatagatatatgtatatatatatatatatatatatatatatatatatatatatatatatatatatatatatatatgtgtgtgtgtgtgtgtgtgtgtgtgtgtgtgtgttgtgtgtgtgtgtgtgtgtgtgtgtgtgtgtgtgtgtgtgtgtgtgtgtgtgtgtgtgtgtgtgtgtgtgtgtgtgtgtgtgtgtgtgtgtgtgtgtgtgtgtgtgtatatatatatatatatatatgtatatatatgtatatatatgtatatctatctctatatatgtatatatatagatatatgtatatatatagatatatgtatatatatagatatatgtatatatatatatatatatatatatatatatatatatacatatatatatatatatatatatatatatatatatatatatataaatatatatatatatatatatattatgtatatatatatatatatatatatattcatatatatatatatatatatatatatataatatatgtatatatatatatatatatatggatatatatatatatatatatatatatatatatatatatatatatatgtatttatatatatatatatatgtatatatatatacatatataaatatattacatatatatacatacatatatatatatatatatatatatatatatatatatatacatatatatatatatatttaatatgtatataaatatatatatatatattatatatatatatatatatatatatatatatatatatatatatctatatatgtatatatatttatgtatctatatatatacatatatatatatatatatatatatatatatatatatatatatatacatatatatatatacatatatatatatgtatatacatatatatgtatgtgtataaatatatacatacatatatatatatatatatatatatatatatatatatatatatatatatatataaatatatatatataatatttgtatatatatatatattatatatatatatatatatatatatatatatatatgtttatattatatatatatatctgtattatatatataaatgtatacatatatatatatatatatatatatatatatatatatatataaatatttatatatatatgatatatatatatatatatatatatatatatatatatatatatatatatatatatatatatacattatatatatatatatatatattatatatatatatatatatatatatatatatacatttatgtgttatatgtatatatatatatataatatatatatatatatatatcatatatatatatatatatattatatatatatatatatattatatatatgtatatgtattatttatatacatatatatatatacaaatatacatatatatattatatatatatatatatatatatatatatatatatatatatatatatgtatatatatataatgtctatatatatatatatatatatatatatatatatatatatatattatatatatatatatatatttatatatatatatatctatgtatgtatatatatatatttaaatatatatatatatatatatacatacatctatatatatatatatatatatatatatatatatatatatatatatatatatatatatatatatatataatttatatatacatgtatatatatatatttatatatatatatatatatatatatatatatatatatatatatatatacatatatatatatatatatatatatatatatatatatatatatatatatatatatatatatatatatatatatatatatatatattatatgtatatatatatgtatacatatatgtatatatatatattatatatatatatacatatatgtatttacatatatatatatatatatatatatatatatatatatatatatatatatatatatatatatgtgaatatgtatatacatatatatatgtatatatatatatatatatatatatatatatatatatatatatatatttatatatatatatatatatgtatatatatatatatatatatatatatatatatatatatatgtatatatatttatatacatatatatatatgtatatatatatatatatatatatatatatatatatatatatattcataaatgaatgtatatatcatatatatatcatatatatataaatatatatatatatatatatatatatatatatatatatatatataaatatatatatatatatgtgtgtgtgtgtgtgtgtgtgtgtgtgtgtgtgtgtgtgt encodes:
- the LOC138861411 gene encoding rhomboid-related protein 4-like, whose amino-acid sequence is MARDRRRGMGLGLMLLAYKLHNIGMNTIPPVTLALLIGQCLLFLGIIDPPWSRYDVCLSGEHILYYKDYWRLVLSAIEHSDDMHLYHNMISLVLKGRTLERLFGSVKFAILTVVFTLATSLTYVGLVWGATEVLENYSYMKQCAIGFSGVLFALKVLTTHLEGGSYRYIHGMAVPAKYAVWIELVIIHVLVPRASFVGHLAGLCKICYVSMIY